The Plectropomus leopardus isolate mb chromosome 14, YSFRI_Pleo_2.0, whole genome shotgun sequence DNA window ATTAAGAAGCTGGAACTACCAATggcttgacatttttgcttgaatagaatttgaatttaattCGCTTGAAATGGTTGcagattcattttctttccatcAATTAGTTGTTGCAGCTCTAGAACAGAGTGACTCAAGTGGATTGCCATGTCTGATACACTTATTCAACTATTATGGACAACAATGGGTCACACTGATATAGTCTTATTGCATTTACTGTATATAATCAGATTTAGGTGGCGCAAATGATGTACTCACCAGTGTTGAAAATATGTGCATCCTGCAGGGCTCCAATTGCACTGCAGCCTCCACTGACTAAAATCCTGTTGTCTGAAACTGGTATTGCTGCATGAAACCTGTCAACGTACAGGCAAGGACGTTTTCACATGAACCATGAGCGCTCTAAAGCTGGTTTCTACAtaatatttaaaggaacagtgtgtaagattttggggaatttagtagcatctagcagattgcagattacaaccatcTGAGACTTCTCCTGGTTAAGATTCTTTCAGTGTTAATcattcaggaagtttttaccaTGAGCCAAATCGTGGCGATTAAATCTGTACAATCACTGAATAAAGTGGTTTCATGTTACACATCAGTGTTTCCCCCacactgtaatgtaatgtgtgcTCGCCATCTTTCTGCTCCACACATTCAGGTTTTTACTGTAAACCAAATTATTCCCAGCTGTCcccttcctctccaaaacaaataagcCCTGTGATTTAAACCCAAAACACTAATGAACACAAATAAAGAagtttaatggtaaaaaaaattgtttgttttccgACATGGTTGTGGCAGAGTCACtgtctggagccagtgtttggtgtgtcaggTTTGACTTCCTTTAAaagatataaactgctcattttgAGGTTATAAAACacaaccatttttattttaatgtgacttTACACAAAAAGATATATTATATTCCACTTCTGCCAGTatatgcccctaaatcctacacactgaacctttaaatcACTTAGTTATTTCATATTGAGCTAAACAACAATCTAAAATATGATGGTCTTATTGTTTCCCTAGAGatgacattttgtgtttaatctCATTAAATTCAGATGCAGCTTCgtctgtcaaaaacaccaaaaatataaaaacagatggCTACATTGATTGATTTCTCAAGGTTGATTAGTCCAGTACTCACCCTCGAGGCAGCGGTGGCATGTTCCCACACTTCACAGCTGTGTACTCCATGAATccttcagcagaaaaaaaaaaaatcagcttagGCCTGGACACAAAATGTTCGCCCTGTGCAGCCACTGAATCTTCATCATACCCAGATCTAGAACATGGAGATCATTGAGGTAGGTAGCGGTCTTCCGTCCCCCAAATATGATCAGTTTCTGTGACATCAGTGTGGCTGAGTGTCTGTTTcatatcaacaaaagcatgggattaatatttaaaaggaaataaaaaacagtcactGTAATAACTTCAAAAAGAAGAACTGACCCAAACCGTGGCAGAGGTCTGTCACCCTCCACAATCGGCTGGTACCAGAGTTCAAACTCGGGGTTAAAGATGTACAGAGTATTACTGCAGGATTTATCCACAGAGGAATGGCTCGGCTGAACTCcaccaaacacaaaaagctCTTTCTTATAAAAGGCTGCAGAGTGATATGCCAAATTTGGAACATTGCCTTTCGCCTAAAGGGTataaatccacaaaaacaaagcaaaagaaagcaTTTCCTATATCTCTGCTTGAACATGAGAAATCAAGGACTCCAACACATTTGGAACTTGCAACAAACCCACATTGACAAGCTTCCACTTCCAGGTCACAGTATTCAGGATGTACAGTTCGCTGTAGCGTTGACCCTCCCTCAGGCCGCCGTACACAAAAACCGACTTAGAGTCTGGGTCATAGGTCGCAGAGTGTCCTCGGGCGCAGGGCGGTACGGGTCCAGACGCAGAGGAGTTCATGGGGAACCAGAAGTCATTGTCTGGAAAGAGATCGAGAAGTAAACTTAATGtggaaaaactaattttcacaGCGTAAATGTGCtcattaaacatatattttaggGCTTCCTGTTCACGATTGGTTGCAACGTGAAATACCCACTGACCTAGCTCTAGCTTCCACAGGGAGTCCTCGCAGTAGTGTTGATCCGCCATCTCTCCTCCGATGAGGACGGCTGTGTCGGGGTCACTCAGACACATCGTATGGCTCCAGCGCTTTGATGGACATGCTGAAACTAAATCGCAATCTCCGTCAAAACCCTTTTTGTGCATGCAAATGTGACCACAGCGGTTGTTAGTTTTCTGACCTTCTCTGGTCTCGGTCTTTATCTGCACACTCATTTCCTCTTTGCTGTTCATCCTGGACAGCCTCATTTTCTTGGGAGTTGAAGATTGTTCCATGTCGTCTGCGAGACTGTCCATGTCCTCAGAGCTCCATGTCAGACGGCCTCTCCTACTAATAAGTGTCCGCCTGGGTGTCTTATCCTTTGTTGTTGTATATTACAGAATAAGTCACTTACTTTACATGCAGATATGAATATGTTAagggttcccacatattttcatggacaacatttcaaaattttcccatgacttttcaaggacccatgatGACATCTTGACCTACAtgcctggcatttttcaaacatatcagactGAAAATCTATTCAAAGAtcatttcagctagctggcatgcattaagagagacagatggaatAAAAGCAATGACAAAACATACGTAAACAAAACATCACGCATCgacacatattagagctacgtcccatcagcagctacagaaaataaatttgtcgTCATTCcattatgtggaaggttatTCACGGAAGATTAATGACAATTtccttaaacaaaaaaaaaacatgacttttccaaaacttccactcatttttcttttccagacCTGTAaattgtgattgtgaaattccatgacttttccaggttttccatgaccatgggaaccctgtatattGTTGAGCATAAGTCTTACCGTAGGCCAGAATGGAGGTTTATTTCCTGTCGTCGACTCACTGGTGTCAATTTTATTAACTTGTATCTCGCCACAGAAAACACTGTCACCCAAGTGTGAGGAGTTGGAAGTTATCTGTAACACAGGACAATGATGAAATGCTGCAACACAAGTGCAGACAACTGCTAAACACTTTTTAACCCTACTCATCTCACCGTTTCATTTGCAACACTTTGGTTTAACGTGCAGGAGAGATCAGCGACATTGTGCTGCTCTGGGAACTGAAATTTCCTTGGAACCAGAGGAGTACTGCTGAAGACACTGTCTTTATCCTGCGGCTGGACACAAGCGTTTGTTTTAGACAAAACAGTGACAATATGACCCAAGAACCTCATGCAGCAGGCCTTCtaaatctgaaaaactgaacTATAACCAGCGCTGGGGAGAAGTGAACTATAGTTTAGCTCCATTTTGCAGTAGCTTGCTGTTAATTCAACAACATTTATATCTGCAATGCATATTGATTACAGCACCTTTATCAATCTCACATCAGGGAAATTCAcatgttacagcagctcaagagtaaaatgaaaaaaagtgatttgagtGCTAAAAAggatataatataaaaaatacaaagataaaataaagcaaaataacatATAATCAATAAACACTGAAGTCCCTTTGACCACAGTTAAACAGAGGTATTGATTATTGCTATTTGCTGCACTGTGGCTCTCTGCTGCCATTTATTTACTGACACGTAAGACCTcttgtattattatatatcttgtatattttttttgtattatattttgttattatttaatatcaaatgcacattaggggtcgacagattgtTGGCCTGACCAATtgttggggctgatatttggcattttgcctattatctgtatcggcgttttattttaatagttgctgataaaataaattaattaaaaagtgcaaagaaagtgtcagcatgggaagaacttttgctttgtaaaaccctagggagctttttttttttttttttttttttttacagtaagtaGCTCTTTAGCTCTATTGAGGGCTTTGGTGTAGTTCAACTTTTTTCCAGAGTGAAGTGATTTGTAGCTTCCTCAACACTAAACAATATTAATATATCACTATCTGGTATCAGGGCCGGCTCTTGGCATAGGCGATATAGGCGGTCGCCTAGGGCGCCATCTGCGCTGCCACGCCGCCAGTCCCCCTTGGCctcgagggaaaataataataaaataataattttctatgcccacTGGTGCCCTCAgttagtgttttctgtctagaaaaaaatatatatattaacattacaaataaataaacagtgacatgttcctaaattatgtgtgagcacgtGATGTGTCGTTATTGGGTGCGGAGGTGCAGGTTAGGGTTAGAGCCGGCCCTGTCTGGTATATATATAGAGTTGTTTTCTTATGCTGAACATTAGCTGAGAGAAGTTAAGAAAATTCCTCCTACCTGTCCACACACTGTGAGCACAATCTTGCCATAAACTCCTCTCCTGCCTCTTTCTGCTGCTACTGAGACAATGTCTTCTCTCCAGTCTCCCTCCCAGGTCAGGCACCTGGGCTCAAAGTCGATTTTACCAGttaacactctttttttttttttatgtgtgtgaaataaGCTAACACCTGTCCTCCACATACCTTGCTTGAGCTGTCAGAGTCCCAATTTTCTGAGCTGGTACTTCTGCACTGAGCAGAACATCCACTGATATTGTGGCCTCGCTGCATTTCCATTCTCCGAGGCCGAAGATGACCAGCTGTTTGGGGAGAGGCAGCGGGATGTGGACCTGAAAGCAACTTCGGTTGGATTTGCTGCGGAGAGTGAAACATGTTTGAACTGtcgttttaaaaacaaaaaaaataaaaataataaaataaaaaaatatatatatatgtatacaaaaTAAGGCCTACCTGATGAACTGTCGAGGAGCGTCACGCAGGGACCAGAGGACATAGAAATTCAGCTTCCCCATGTTGTTTGAGGTCGCCTCATCAAAAAGTTTGGCGTTCAAAGCAGCTATTAACACTTTGGAGGACCCTGGAGCTCCGggagctctgattggctgattcgAGCGCGAGGCCGTTGAGAAAACGCACAGCTGAGAGCGACGCGTTGGTTAATTATGAGGAAACAGGGGCGTGGATATCAGGGGGGCGCAGGGGACACGAGCCCCTCAATGTTCAGAAGGTGAATTTGTCCCtccagataaaaacaaaagaaaaggtaGGAGAGGACTTCTGTTTTGACagaattaaatacatttacactgTAAATTCATGCAGAGAAGGCACAAACTGGTGTATAGAAATTCAtctgaatgcagaaaatgaagtgtttgataCTCAATATTTTCTGGCGGaggacccccaaaccccccgttcacataataatattaatactactactactagcatattaataataaataattaataaactttatttgtaaagtgcTTTTCTAAaccaaagttacaaagtgcttcacaaaaccaaacaatgcATTACGAGAGCTTAAGGGTGCTCTCCCCCGCGAGAAAAACTTAtttataacatacagtatatatatatatatatatttatatatatatatatatacatttttctgcatataataataataataataacaataattaaaataattaacatttaaaaaccttttgcttttttaaacaaatgattaGAGGTTAAATAAATAGTATGAAAGCTTTATATATGGGGCACCCAGTgactcagttggtagagcaggtgccccatgtgcGGAGGCCTTGTCCTCGCTGCAACAgctgtgggtttgattccagtctcagccctttgctgcatgtcttcccctctctctccccctttcacacttcaGCTTTCCAGGTGATGGTAAGGGTGATGTTggttaatgttatttttctgcctCCCTCATGTGCAGCACGTAATGGGGGTGGACAATACACTGAAAACGCCGTCATTCATGACTGCATGGTTATTAATATTTCACAACTgagaaaatatgggaaaaaatataactaaaaagTTCTTGTCAGAACATTTAGTTCTAAGTTATTGcttataaaataatcaaatcaacGTGTAAGAACGATTAAGAAAGTTCCTACTGGTTTTTGATAATCCAGTAAAAAATGAGGGACACTACATTCAACTCTGGAGTCTGACAGGCCCTCAGGGAGAGCTGAAAATAAAACCTGGTTTCATCAACACTTCTGTAACAATTACATCAATCCCCTAATGCCACAATTTAATGGAAACACAGGGGACCATCCTGCAGCGCTTTCTAATCCTGGATCCGCAGTGAGTCTGTTATGAAATGACGGCGTCTCGGGACAGATTTAGTTGAGCGaccacacacaccagctgtcTAAATGACATCTCTGAAGTGTCACCTTGTAACGTTTGCGTGCTCTGAAATTTCTAAACCATCTActaatcatgtttttatccaaaaatgaATCACAAAAATAGATAATCTTCTCTTTATTGTGGAATATAAATTTCAGGAACAAATGTCATCAGACCTTACAGTAAAGGTACAGTACAGCAAACATGAGGGGCTTTCAACAGGTTTACATTTGTAAACCTGTTTGCTTTACATTGTATACAGCATTAGCAGCCAAATCTGTGACATCTTTGGGAGCATGCACACGAGTGAGTGTGGTAGAAGCATcgattttaaaaacaggatgaaACATAAATCCAAAGTATGTCCAACACACGAggacattcaaaaacaaacacgctGACCTCCACATACATAGACCTgtgcacaaaacacatttagatGAAATTTTACAACTGCTCCCTGCCTCCGAAACAGTAAATTAAAGGGTGGAGAGGCGAggcaaatgtaaatatttaatctaTATTACATAATAAGAGCTTTATGTGATAAGGGATGGCTTTTAATTGTGTCATAAAAAGCACACTCTGGAAAAACTGCTTGCTTCAGTACATTCAATTCTTAAATCTTTTACCGACACACCACGATGACAGCAGACAGCTCTGTGTACAGAATTTGCATAACATAATTATTCTGTCACATGATCAAATTtaacacagattaaaaaaataataataataagttacGATACAAAGCAGAGAGATAAATACACGCAACAACAACCAAGCAACATAATCAGAAAATGTGTCCgcatacaaacaaacaacgaAAAACTCAATTTCTTTAGAGCACTGCTGATTAAGCACCTGGCCGGGTGAAATATATGTTCTGTGCAGGTGTTCCCTGATCACTGCTACCATAGAAATGTTACGGCTGGAGATAATATACGTTTTATGACGGGCACTTGACCAAATAGCACAGTGCATACACAGGAACATGGCACATATGCAAGGCTTCTTCAAATAGCTATCTGCAAGACACTGGAGCAAATGTTGCAATCAAAACTATCTGATCATAAAGTGTGGCAACACAAGCtgataaagtgataaaaaatagatatgCTAATATTTACCCTTTTATATTAtaacttcatctttttttttccaagtatgGAATCAAAAATAGTTCATAAGAGTAgtatttttcctgtaaattttacattcataaaCTGGCATCTCAGGCACTATAATAAACTCTGTAGTAAAGAGTTTTATTTCGCCATAGTGAGTAGGAGTTATCAAACTTCAGGAGGTAAGTGCCTTCACCTGGAAAATCGTGGCTCCCACCCTGGACGGATAAGTGACTGTCCTGGCGGTACACGGGTAGGATTTCAGCCAAGTTTGAGTTGGTTTGAGTTTTGGAGCCCTTCTCCACGTCTCCGTTACTGACGGGCCCTGCAACAGGAATCACATAAAGCacaaagtcaacatttttacacatttacagacgtctctttcccgATTTAAGTAAACGGGGATGAAAGTCTATCTGGGCCAGTGGGCATCACTTGACCAACCCggatggtgtaattccacttttggccactatgtaaaatctGCATCAGAGCCTGACGCACTTCCTGAGGGGTTGGTAAAGCCGCGTTCAACACGGTTCaatgtgatgatgttctgttgtctcatttagccacaACTGCctctttaaagacacataaaggcTTCATAGTTTgtaaatgcagtattttcagACAGATTTTATGtcgcagaacaaaacatgaaagtctcttgaGCTTGTGTTGACCAAAGACCTTAAATCacgcttctaaccaaaaacccatagAGACCAGTCTCAAActgttttctggattttaggactcatcaCTGGGTTTCTCTATTTAAAGTGCTTATAATTCTGAACTGAAACTGCTAACTGaccttccagctcctcctcctcctcttcgtcatCACTTGACTCGCTGATGTGCACAGTGATGGACCGGCTTGTGACGGGAGTCCAGTCAAAATATATGCCGAAGCCAATGTCATAACCGTCTGTGGCAAACTCCCAGCACACTTTCTTGGCCTCGGGGACAGTGGGCACGTGAACCGTCATGATGTCGCCTCTGTACACTGTCACCATGCTGTCGTCCTCCGTTCGAAGTTTCGCCTTGAGCTCCTTCAGAGCAGCAGATGTCCATGTTGTTGGGGGTTTCAGGGGCGGCATCTGGGCTGCCATCAGgaggaaaaaatggcaatatgtCGATAAAGagcaaaacagctgaaatctaTTTATCAAGCCGTAAAGACACTATAGATTTACGTATTTAGAGCTTCTGTGAACAGCTTTATGAAACTTGTGAATCCAATCATGATGGCATACTCTGCAGGTCCTCACCTTTCATCTCAGCGGAGGGCTGACAGCTCGCAGCGCTGTTGTTCTCCTCACCTCCTTCCCCCAGGGCCGGCTCTGCTGGGGCCTCGTCGTTACCctcaaaatgcaaacacacaaatatgtaattatagcCAAGAAATGACATTATATTACATACACTTTATTAACACTCGCTGACAGCACCTCTGACACACTTCACCTTCTGAAACTtgaatcaacatcactttttttgagCTGCAATCAGACACCTTTTAAAACTATTTCATACTTTTATCCCTAAGCAAATGGTTtgattcttttaaaaagatggcAAAAATGCAAGGagtaatttggcaaaaacaaaaaaaaaaagtcccacaaattgcaagtaaCTAGTAGatttgggaaattatttttaaaaacactaggGAAGAATGTACAGGGagctatatttattattatcattgtaataatacattttaaagtatttttcaaaattattacaattttaagctgttttagataatttccttattgttgtttttcatgtttttattttattttatttacttatttagctaattttcagctAATCTACGTGTactctttactaatttctttgcTAATTGCCTTgtagtcatgtttttttcaaaagaaagattaaatatcaaatacCTCACAATGTTGCCCTGAATCCTCCTTGGTCTGATCCATATCGGCCCGCTTTGAAGACTGGACACAGCTCTGTGAAAGGTTTGTATTCTGGAGTCTGATGAGCAGACAGGACAGCAGCAAAAGAGACATCACAATATTTCAGCAGAGATTAAATTAGGATGCAAGAAGAAGAACTGGCAATGCATTTCCTTACAGCAGCTGTATAAGCAGCACTTTCTGCAGCAACAGGCTACCTGTCCAGCGGTCTGTCGTCGCACTGGTTGGATGTTATTCCGGGAAAAGAcgagaaggagagggaggacagcCGCGACTGGAGCTCTGATGTGGCCTCTAATCTCTCCATGGCTGTAAAGACAAGACAAACACCTCTGTCTGCGTGGCTGGAGACACGAAAGCCCTCCCCTTCAAGGCacggggagggagggagagatgacAGCACTGGAGCTAACCTCCTGCTGCCTGgaaaaactaactaaaaaaaactgctttttgacACTTAGAGACCATGTTAACCTCAGTGCAAACTGGCGAATCAACAGCCAAAGCCACAAAAGCGAAATGTGTAACGTTATATATGTTTGAGCCTTTACCACTTTGCTTCATCCTCAAAAACTGTCATTAGCACGCCACTGAAGTTCGCTTCCGAATCGTAGTTTCCGATTCAGCAGTTAGGTGGGAAGTTAAAGGAAATCTAATTTCCATCGTTTATTGATATATCCGGGATTTTTGCATCTCTTACTCTTGTGAAAGCAGGTTAGACATTCACGGGAAAGCCCCGAGGCTGTCTGAAAACCAGTTTCACATGACTGTAATCTTTTCTCTTTATGTGAAAACGCAAAAGTGGAAGATTTCCCTGCTTTTTTCCACACTAATCACATTAGACCAGGTCCAGATCAAAACCCACTATACCTGGACAGGTCAAATCTGGACTAGATTACCCCAGAGAACATCAATATTATTGGAACACTGTTTCAAATTTGTGGaacctttattctatttgtgaaaatgaaaaaaaaaagatttccatgCTTTGTTATTCATTTGTTATCCAAATAAGACTAGATCAAAAAACGCTCCATTAAAACAGGTCAAACCCTGACTAGATTATCTTAGAGAGACCAAAAATTATTCAGAAACTCAGTTTCAGAGTTATGAAACCTTTACTCCATTTgtgaacatgcaaaaaaaaaaaagatttaactgtgctttaaaaaaaaaagaaaaaagaaaaagaaaaaacaaacaaacaaacaaaaaaactataccCAGACAGGTCAAATCTGGACTAGATTGTCCCAGAAAGACTAAATATTATTAAGAACACAGTTTTAGATTTGTTAAACCctcattttatttgtgaaaatgaaaatgcaaaaaggaaaGATTTCACTGCTTTCCTTCTCAAAAGTAGACCACATTAGAACAggtccatatatatataattacacCTAGACAGGTCAAAGTCAAATCTGGATTAAAAATATTCCGAAAAGGCaaagtattatttaaaacacagtttcaaaTTTCACACAGCCTTACATATCTACCATGCTGTCTCAACAATAAGAGGCGCAAAAAGTAAAGCGCTGAGTTACTCAATCAAAAGCGAACTTCAGCGTCGCGTCATTAGCTGGGAGGCTAACAGGTTAGCTCATGTTAGCTGATGATACCTAGCCCGAAGAGAAAGTGCAGCTGAAGAAGCTGCGGGAACACCCGAAAAAATGATCTTACCACGATGTAACGTTGATAATCTGATGACTCGAGACGAATTTTCTTTGGTCTAACTCAGGCCATCAGGAAATGCGCCTCCATATCACTGCAATCATATGACGGATGTCTCCacggagctgctgctgcctgacAGGAAAAAACAGACCCGAATTTTGACACTTCCGTGTTTTCTCGAGCGTTGACGAAAATCAACGAGTCTTCAGCTCGAGCtacaataacttaaaaaaaaaaaaaacattattcccGAGTTTACCggttatttatatatatttcatgaatgtgctgtatttttatatCACGTATTCATTTGGCTGTTTTATATTGTATCTGTAAATCTCTTTTAAATTGAAACAGGCCTATTTATTAATAGGTTATttcatttgcaatttttaattagatttatgattattaaattataatgtCTATTTTAACTGTTCAGTTAGCTGTTGATAATTTAATGCTGTATTACAATTTCTGTGACACTTACAGTCATATGTTGCTGCATTTTGAACACTggaaaatatattgttttactACATTTCTTCGACATTTCAGGATTACAATAACCACcacaatgtccagaaaatatataaattggtCACCTTAATAA harbors:
- the zgc:163014 gene encoding tip elongation aberrant protein 1 yields the protein MGKLNFYVLWSLRDAPRQFISKSNRSCFQVHIPLPLPKQLVIFGLGEWKCSEATISVDVLLSAEVPAQKIGTLTAQARCLTWEGDWREDIVSVAAERGRRGVYGKIVLTVCGQPQDKDSVFSSTPLVPRKFQFPEQHNVADLSCTLNQSVANETITSNSSHLGDSVFCGEIQVNKIDTSESTTGNKPPFWPTDKTPRRTLISRRGRLTWSSEDMDSLADDMEQSSTPKKMRLSRMNSKEEMSVQIKTETREVSACPSKRWSHTMCLSDPDTAVLIGGEMADQHYCEDSLWKLELDNDFWFPMNSSASGPVPPCARGHSATYDPDSKSVFVYGGLREGQRYSELYILNTVTWKWKLVNAKGNVPNLAYHSAAFYKKELFVFGGVQPSHSSVDKSCSNTLYIFNPEFELWYQPIVEGDRPLPRFGHSATLMSQKLIIFGGRKTATYLNDLHVLDLGFMEYTAVKCGNMPPLPRGFHAAIPVSDNRILVSGGCSAIGALQDAHIFNTDTNMWSSLLSPLLCSKPRAGHSMINLSCSIPADAEKHDQGEKVSVCCTLLVFGGSDCSGTFYNDTVKCTVEIPGNMLPAEREVLHFA
- the tmed8 gene encoding protein TMED8; translated protein: MERLEATSELQSRLSSLSFSSFPGITSNQCDDRPLDRLQNTNLSQSCVQSSKRADMDQTKEDSGQHCEGNDEAPAEPALGEGGEENNSAASCQPSAEMKAQMPPLKPPTTWTSAALKELKAKLRTEDDSMVTVYRGDIMTVHVPTVPEAKKVCWEFATDGYDIGFGIYFDWTPVTSRSITVHISESSDDEEEEEELEGPVSNGDVEKGSKTQTNSNLAEILPVYRQDSHLSVQGGSHDFPGEGTYLLKFDNSYSLWRNKTLYYRVYYSA